Genomic window (Candidatus Poribacteria bacterium):
ATCTGAGTCTGCGCTATCAAGCGGCACCCGGTGTACAGACGTATTTGCGTGCGGCGCGCGGGTTCCGTGCCCCCAGCATCCAAGGACGTTTGCTGTTCGGCGACGTGGTCACGGTAGCGGATACGGAAACCATTCTTTCTTTTGAAGGTGGCACGAAGTTACGTTTATGGGAACAACGGTTGCACCTGAATATGGCGGTGTTCCACTACTTTATGCAAGACCAACAACTTACAGCGGTAGGGGGAGCGGCTAATTTCAACCGGTTGGTGAATGCTGATAGCACGATTGGACGGGGTATCGAAGCAGAATTGATGTTCTTACCAATGACAACGCTGGAAGTTTCAGTGGGACTCAGTTACAACCAAACGCGCATTGACGATCCGAATTTGGCGATACAGGGGTGCGGTGCCCCGTGTACGGTGCTTGATCCGCGCGCTTCTGCACAAGGGACTTTTTCTATCAACGGCAACAGTTTACCGCAGGCTCCGAGTTGGATCGCAGATGTATCATTTCGCTACATACTCCCCCTTCCCGGAGGCGCGCGGCTGGTCGCATCCACGGACTGGGCCTATCGCAGTCGAGTGCGGTTCTTCCTCTATGAATCGGTGGAATTCGCTGATGCTTGGCTCTTGGAGGGCGGTCTCCGACTCGCTTACCTATTCCCAAACGCCGACATAGAGGTGGCACTTATCGGACGCAATATCCTTAACGACACATCTCCGACTGGTGGCATTGACTTCAACAATTTGACCGGCTTTGTCAATGAACCGCGATTTTGGAGCATGGAATTGGTGCGGCGTTTTTGAACAAGAGCATAATTTGACAAAAAAGCATAACTCCTTTAGAATAGGGAAGTCCGCAACACCAAAAACTCAGCTCGAAATGAAATGGGAGAGCGGTTTCGAGAATGGAACATTAAAGTTCAAATCCACGTCATTTACCCGCAAGGAATAATTAAAAAATGAAAATTGCAATATGCAACGAAATGTTTGAAGATTGGAAAATCGAAGATGTTTTCACCTATACCGCTGAACTTGGTTACGAGGCGGTCGAGATTGCACCGTTCACTTTAGCAGATTCGGTTTTAGACATCAGCGAGACGGAACGGACACGTATCCGTAAGGCGGCAGCAGATGCGAAGATAGAGATTGCAGGACTTCATTGGCTACTCGTCTCACCCCCCGGACTGTATATTAACCACCCAGACACAGAGATTCGGCAAGAAACGCGGGATTATTTCCTCGCACTGATTAACTTATGCGCCGACTTAGATGGCAAAGTGATGGTCATCGGTTCACCACAGCAACGAAATGTGATGGAACCGCTCTCGTTTGAAGAAGCGTGGGGATACGCGCGGGCAACGTTCGCAGAAGGTGCTGAATTAGCGGGCGAAAGAGACGTTATGTTGTGCATGGAACCGTTGTCGAGCGATCAGACGAACTTCATCACGAACCCAGACAAAGCGGTCGAGATGGTGAAGGATGTCAATCACCCAAATTTCCAAATGATTCTGGACGTGTGTAGTACTGCGAAAGAGGGACTGGATATGCCGATGCAAATTCGTAACCATGCACCGCACGTCGCACATTTTCATTCCAACGACGATAACGGCTATCTGCCGGGTTCTGGTGCTGTGGATTACCCGCCAATCATCGAAGCCTTAAAAGAAATTAATTACAGTGGTTACGTCTCAACAGAGGTTTTCGATTTCAATCCGGATCCACAGACAATCGCGAAACAGAGTATTGAATTCGTGAAGTCGCTGCTGTAGGAGAGAAAAATGAATAGGACTATCCATGAATGCTACGAGGCGTATACTACACTCAGAAACGAAATGGGACGATGGCTGAAACAGAGCATGCTCCTCGACCCACCAGGTCCAAACGACGGCGGCGAAGATGAAGCAAACTATGCGCTCGCATGGTTTCCACACTATTTAATCACGGGTGATACGACCGTCCTACAACACTTTGATACCCTGAAGGCGGCACTGCTCGGTTGGGTGAAACGTGATTGCGTTCACGGCTATGAACCAAAAGCAGAGGCACATCACGGACCGGAACCGTTTCTTCTTTTCTTGCCGCGTTACCTCGGTCTGGTGCCAGAGGATACGGAAGCGACCGCGCTCCTGACAGATGCGGCGGAACACATCGGGAATTGGGTACCAGAGATTCTACCTTGGTATGACTATGACCGCGATACGTTTATCGGATACAACATCGGCAGCCGAGATGTGACAAATGATGAAAAGGACGCGTATGAAATGGCGGAACATTTCCGATTCATTCATATAGCGGTTGCGGCGTATCGTGTGACGGGCGAGGAACGCTATCTGACGTGGGCGTTGCGGTATGGCAGAAAACGCGCCGAACGGCTGATTGAGGCACCGGATCCGATGCCGTTGCTTTGGACGCTTGACGGAGAAGGGCTTGACGAAGCCGCCGTCAACGCGAAAAATCTACATCGACTCGTTGCAAGTACGCACCACGTCCCAGATGATCCACTGGTGGGTATTGAGGTATTGTTGGCTTCTGGTGCCATCTACGCATTGGGAGACCTGTATCAGCTCTCTGGAGAAGGGGTTTTCAAAACTGCGGCAAAGCGGATTGTGGAGCCATTAGTAGCATCGTTAAGCGATCCGTACAATGACCCTGCGGCGGCGGCACTCAGCTACTACCGTTGGACTTTTGAGGATACGGAATTTGATGATCAGATCCGTGGGGGATTCGCGGAACTCCCGGACGAAGCCCCAGAACTGTTGGCGTTGATGTTCCCGCAAGAGGTGCGCCGTCGGGAACCCGGTGTCGGTAAACGAGCGGATATGGCGTATTGGGGTGAATGGTCGGACGATGGATCCGTGAGACCTATTCAAGAACCGTCAACTGCCACCTTAACGCTTGCCTATCAAGTAACAGGCGAGCTCGCTTACGCACTGCGAGCGTTGCGAAGTGCGGCGACGCGTTTAAATATTGCGAGACGCGTGCTACGCGGTGGCAGGGAACACGCCGATATGGGCGGTGCGGTGTGCTCGGTTGCGGCGGGACATGGTCGGAACTGGGGTCAAGGCGCGGTCACGGCGTGCTACGGTCCCCTACTTCTCGGCACGCGTGAAGTTCAGAGCGAAGTCACACAACTTCTGGAGGTCCGACAGGGAGACAGACTCAGCCATCCGCCGACCCTTCTCTCTTTGGTGCGCCCCATCATCGGAACAGAAAAGAAAGCAGAGGTTATCTTTTACAATGGGGGTGATACGCCGCTTACGTTCTCATGGCGATTGCAAACCGGTGAAGAGGCTGCGTGGCAGACGATAAGACTTGGAGCAGACGAAATGAAACAGGGTTCAATCTAATCAAGTGAAGCTATATGGTTTATCTCTGTTTGATGGTTGCCCATTTCGTCGTTAACAACGAGGTTTGCGGTTGAACAGGCAAGACCTGTGGGTCAAACCAATCTGCGCCAAAATTGATTGCGCCGTGTGTAAGCTGCTTCGATCTACGGCTACTGAGATTGTATTTGAAGAGTTGTCGTTTTTTTACATAAAGGAGTTAGTCCCCAAGTGGGGACCATGAGGGACGGCTCGCGCTGGAAATAAGGCGTTTTAAACTTCTTCCATTCTTATCAATCACATAAATTCCTTTTTCAGACCAATAGAAGGCTATACGCGTACCGTCGGGTGACCAATCAGGATCGAAAAATTTTCCGATTTCCTCCTTTGGCATCAGAATTTTTTCCTTGCGCGTCTCGAGGTTGACAACCTTCAAGCTATAAGCCCATGGACCCTCTGTCGATATAAAAGCTACTTCTGAACTGTCGGGTGCCCAAACGGGCCAGCCACCGAGAAAATTCGCTGATGTGATGCGTTCCTCTTGTTGACTGTTTATTGTACCGACATAAATACCCCAGTCGGCGGCGTTTGTATAAACCAGTTTTTTTCCATCCGGCGACCAGACGGGGAACTCTCTATATGCCAAACGCCGAAACATTTTTCTCACATTCTTTCC
Coding sequences:
- a CDS encoding sugar phosphate isomerase/epimerase yields the protein MKIAICNEMFEDWKIEDVFTYTAELGYEAVEIAPFTLADSVLDISETERTRIRKAAADAKIEIAGLHWLLVSPPGLYINHPDTEIRQETRDYFLALINLCADLDGKVMVIGSPQQRNVMEPLSFEEAWGYARATFAEGAELAGERDVMLCMEPLSSDQTNFITNPDKAVEMVKDVNHPNFQMILDVCSTAKEGLDMPMQIRNHAPHVAHFHSNDDNGYLPGSGAVDYPPIIEALKEINYSGYVSTEVFDFNPDPQTIAKQSIEFVKSLL